One Sus scrofa isolate TJ Tabasco breed Duroc chromosome 1, Sscrofa11.1, whole genome shotgun sequence DNA segment encodes these proteins:
- the LOC100157720 gene encoding olfactory receptor 13C3 — MDKTNQTFLLEFLLLGLSGYPKIEIVYFALILVMYLVILIGNGVLIIASIFDFRLHTPMYFFLGNLSFLDICYTSSSVPSTLVSLISKKRNISFCGCAVQMFLGFAMGSTECLLLGVMAFDRYVAICNPLRYPIIMSKVVYVLMASVSWFSGGVNSIVQTALAMQLPFCENNIINHFTCEILAVLKLACADISLNIITMVISNIAFLVLPLLVIFFSYMFILYTILRMSSATGRRKAFSTCSAHLTVVIIFYGTIFFMYAKPKSQELPGESKLQTIDKLISLFYGVVTPMLNPIIYSLRNKDVKAAVKYLLNRKLIQ; from the coding sequence ATGGATAAAACTAACCAGACATTTTTGTTAGAATTTCTGCTTCTGGGTCTTTCTGGGTACCCAAAGATTGAGATTGTTTACTTTGCTCTAATTCTCGTTATGTACCTGGTAATTCTAATTGGCAATGGTGTTCTGATCATAGCAAGCATCTTTGATTTCCGTCTTCatacccccatgtacttcttcctgggaAACCTCTCTTTCCTGGATATCTGCTATACATCCTCCTCTGTTCCCTCGACTTTGGTGAGCTTAATctcaaagaaaaggaatatttcatTCTGTGGATGTGCAGTGCAGATGTTCCTTGGATTTGCCATGGGGTCAACAGAGTGTTTGCTTCTTGGTGTGATGGCTtttgaccgctacgtggccatctgtaACCCTCTGAGATACCCCATCATCATGAGCAAGGTGGTGTATGTACTGATGGCTTCTGTGTCATGGTTCTCTGGTGGAGTCAACTCAATTGTGCAAACAGCTCTTGCCATGCAATTGCCTTTCTGTGAGAATAATATCATCAATCACTTTACATGTGAAATATTAGCTGTTCTCAAGTTAGCTTGTGCTGATATATCCCTCAATATTATCACCATGGTGATATCAAATATAGCCTTTCTAGTTCTTCCACTtctggtcatttttttctcctacatgTTTATCCTCTATACCATCTTGAGAATGAGCTCAGCCACCGGGAGACGCAAAGCTTTTTCTACCTGTTCAGCACATCTGACTGTGGTGATCATATTTTATGGTACCATCTTTTTTATGTATGCCAAACCCAAGTCCCAAGAACTGCCTGGAGAAAGCAAGTTGCAAACTATTGACAAGCTCATTTCTCTGTTTTACGGTGTAGTGACCCCAATGCTAAATCCTATAATCTATAGCTTGAGAAATAAGGATGTAAAAGCTGctgtaaaatatttgttaaaccgAAAACTTATCCAATAA